A single window of Granulicella cerasi DNA harbors:
- a CDS encoding VWA domain-containing protein, whose product MAWVLATALSVMTMSAKAQQPAAQEPLPDADSVLKVQSSIVFIPTTVQTKKGEVIYGLRAGQFVVEADGVPQTVMLDNSEDVRPVALAVVVQCSRSYADEYPKMQGVNTMIEAMLGGGPSQVAVLDFGSEPEVITNFTTNTTRRERALGSITPCDDDPKAAIFDAVAAANKLFERMDPKGRHVILLLSETRDHGSKIKAEEVIRALGKTDTIVESLAYSPGRDAVVEDLKHSDGAAGGPIGLILMAVQALRKNVSKELARESGGEYINFGSQQKFDMGLNGLANRVDNYYLLSFQPHFAPGQGEAGNFHRLTVKLPEYPNANIHHRESYWSDAAGNAEKPAAK is encoded by the coding sequence ATGGCATGGGTTCTGGCGACGGCGTTGAGTGTGATGACGATGAGTGCGAAGGCACAGCAGCCTGCGGCGCAGGAGCCGCTGCCGGACGCCGACTCGGTGCTGAAGGTGCAGTCCAGCATCGTCTTCATCCCCACCACTGTGCAGACGAAGAAGGGCGAGGTTATCTACGGCCTGCGTGCGGGGCAGTTCGTCGTGGAAGCCGACGGCGTGCCGCAGACTGTGATGCTCGACAACAGCGAAGATGTGCGCCCTGTCGCGCTTGCTGTGGTGGTGCAGTGCTCGCGGTCGTATGCGGACGAGTATCCGAAGATGCAGGGCGTGAACACGATGATCGAAGCGATGCTCGGCGGCGGACCCTCGCAGGTCGCGGTGCTCGACTTCGGTTCCGAGCCGGAGGTCATCACGAACTTCACCACGAACACCACGCGCCGCGAGCGCGCGCTGGGGAGCATCACGCCCTGCGACGACGATCCGAAAGCCGCGATCTTCGACGCTGTGGCTGCGGCGAACAAGCTCTTTGAACGCATGGACCCGAAGGGCCGTCACGTCATTCTGCTGCTCAGCGAAACGCGCGATCACGGCTCGAAGATCAAGGCGGAAGAGGTCATCCGCGCGCTCGGCAAGACCGATACGATCGTGGAGTCGCTGGCATACTCGCCGGGACGCGACGCTGTCGTCGAAGACCTGAAGCACAGCGATGGCGCGGCCGGCGGACCTATCGGGCTGATCCTGATGGCGGTGCAGGCGCTGCGGAAGAATGTGTCGAAGGAACTGGCGCGCGAGAGCGGCGGCGAGTACATCAACTTCGGCTCGCAGCAGAAGTTCGATATGGGCCTGAACGGTCTGGCGAACCGCGTGGACAACTACTATTTGCTCAGCTTTCAGCCACACTTTGCGCCCGGGCAAGGCGAGGCCGGCAACTTCCATCGCCTGACCGTAAAGCTGCCTGAGTATCCGAACGCAAACATCCATCATCGCGAATCGTATTGGTCGGATGCTGCGGGGAACGCAGAGAAACCTGCGGCGAAGTAG